In Macadamia integrifolia cultivar HAES 741 chromosome 1, SCU_Mint_v3, whole genome shotgun sequence, a single window of DNA contains:
- the LOC122092581 gene encoding probable LRR receptor-like serine/threonine-protein kinase At3g47570, with protein MGFTSVFLSFIIFLLLLWCSSCMSLPQYLQTGGSNGTDRLALLAIKASITHDPFHVLSSWNDSVSYCKWPAVVCGGRRHPNRVRVTALRLSSCGLVGSLAPEIGNLSFLREINLENNSFHGEIPHQVSFLSRLRFLLLQHNTFGGEIPPNISSCFNLIQLNLTSNNLVGKIPVELTTLPKFQFISLEINRLTGQIPPSFGNLSSLRALYIALNNFTGTIPDALGQMKRLVILSLGANNLSGTIPPTIYNLSSLGSFDVAINQLHGSLPSNIGLTLPNLWRLAFYTNNFHGPIPVSLSNFSKLEKLFAFENYLTGKVAIHFGGLSKLFKLSLSSNQFGSGEVDDLNFVKTLTNCSSLKLLDLADNRFGGVLSNFVANLSTQLKTVSMEANQISGDIPVGIGNLVGLQYFGLSNNLLEGSIPTSIGRLQMLHALYLEGNRLTGPIPSSLANLTILIELDLSSNRLQGKIPSSLGKCKNLLRLILSNNSFDGIIPREIFDVFTLLELQLGRNSFFGSLPLEVGRLTNLGILNVSVNMLSGEIPSTFGACTSLEYLLMGDNLFQGSIPSSLSSLRGLQDLDLSHNNFSGFIPKYLGIFKFLQKLNLSFNHLEGEVSTDGVFGNLSAVSVIGNNKLCGGIPELHLLACQTQKSKEDGRPHAIKLIVIICVCGGSLCLISMAIFFIICRRRKEQKESTLLLIGDPHFKISYAQLLKATDGFSSTNLIGVGSFGSVYKGILNHGETIVAVKVLNIRQRGASKSFMVECESLRNIRHRNLVKILTSCSSIDFEGNDFKALVYEYMPGGNLESWLHTHSNGIQDEQRYLNLIQRLNIAIDIATALDYLHHHCHMQIIHCDLKPSNILLDGDLTAHLGDFGISKILSKATIRSPNHTSSIGIKGSIGYIAPEYGAGVDVSAHGDVYSFGILLLEMFTGKQPTHEMFKDNFNLHSWADMALHDGVIAIIDPSLLPMEEDEEAATTVTNIIESRSGMKDRVQECLNSMIRIGVACSVESPGDRMDINDVVKELHRIRDIYRGVGIYQGR; from the exons ATGGGTTTTACCTCGGTATTTCTGTcctttatcatttttcttcttcttctctggtgCAGCAGCTGCATGAGTTTGCCACAATATTTACAAACAGGAGGATCAAATGGAACAGATCGGCTAGCCTTGTTAGCCATCAAGGCTAGCATAACCCATGATCCCTTTCATGTTCTGAGCTCCTGGAATGACTCAGTCTCCTACTGCAAGTGGCCAGCAGTCGTATGTGGCGGTCGCCGCCATCCAAATAGGGTCAGAGTCACAGCCTTGCGTTTATCATCCTGTGGGTTGGTGGGTTCCTTGGCTCCAGAAATAGGAAACCTCAGTTTCCTTCGAGAGATTAACCTCGAAAACAATAGCTTCCATGGCGAAATCCCTCATCAAGTAAGCTTTCTTTCCAGGCTTCGTTTTTTACTCCTACAACACAATACATTTGGAGGGGAAATCCCACCCAACATATCAAGTTGCTTTAACCTAATACAACTCAATTTAACTTCCAACAATCTTGTTGGGAAAATTCCTGTAGAACTTACCACCTTGCCAAAGTTTCAATTCATTTCATTAGAAATTAACAGATTAACTGGACAGATCCCACCTTCCTTTGGGAATCTTTCTTCTCTTCGTGCCTTGTACATAGCACTAAATAACTTTACTGGAACTATTCCAGATGCCCTTGGCCAAATGAAAAGATTAGTGATTCTCTCACTTGGTGCTAATAACTTATCTGGTACTATCCCTCCCACTATATATAATCTTTCCTCCCTTGGTTCTTTTGATGTTGCAATAAATCAACTTCATGGGAGTCTTCCATCAAATATAGGCCTCACTCTTCCTAATCTATGGCGGCTTGCATTTTATACAAACAATTTTCATGGACCAATTCCAGTTTCTCTGTCCAATTTTTCGAAACTCGAAAAACTTTTCGCTTTCGAAAATTATCTTACTGGGAAAGTGGCTATTCATTTTGGAGGACTATCAAAACTCTTTAAACTTTCATTGTCTTCGAATCAGTTTGGAAGTGGAGAGGTTGATGACCTGAATTTTGTCAAAACATTGACAAACTGTAGTAGTTTAAAACTTTTGGATCTTGCTGATAATCGGTTTGGTGGTGTGCTCTCCAACTTTGTGGCAAACTTATCGACCCAACTGAAAACGGTCTCAATGGAAGCAAATCAAATATCTGGAGATATCCCAGTGGGGATAGGGAACCTTGTAGGTTTACAATACTTTGGCCTATCTAATAACTTACTAGAAGGGAGTATTCCAACTTCAATTGGAAGACTTCAGATGCTACATGCACTCTATTTAGAAGGGAACAGGTTGACAGGGCCAATCCCTTCTTCTCTTGCAAATTTAACAATATTGATTGAGCTTGATCTAAGTTCTAATCGATTGCAAGGAAAAATACCTTCAAGTCTTGGAAAATGCAAAAATTTGTTACGCTTGATTCTTTCCAACAATAGTTTCGATGGTATCATCCCCAGAGAAATATTTGATGTTTTCACATTACTAGAGCTACAGTTGGGTAGAAATTCTTTCTTTGGTTCTCTACCTTTGGAGGTGGGTCGATTGACTAATCTTGGAATCTTAAATGTTTCTGTAAATATGCTCTCTGGGGAAATCCCTAGCACCTTTGGTGCTTGTACAAGCCTAGAGTACCTTTTGATGGGGGATAATTTATTTCAAGGATCTATACCGTCGTCTCTGAGTTCTCTAAGAGGCCTTCAAGATTTAGATCTTTCACACAATAACTTCTCTGGTTTTATCCCAAAATATTTGGGTATATTTAAGTTCTTACAAAAGCTAAATTTGTCATTTAATCATTTGGAGGGTGAGGTATCAACAGATGGGGTCTTTGGAAATTTGAGTGCAGTTTCAGTCATTGGAAACAATAAACTTTGTGGAGGTATACCAGAACTTCATTTGCTAGCATGCCAAACTCAAAAGTCAAAAGAAGATGGTAGGCCTCATGCTATCAAGTTGATAGTCATTATATGTGTTTGTGGGGGCTCTCTATGTTTGATTTCTATGGcgatttttttcattatctgccggagaaggaaagaacaaaaagaatccACTTTACTTTTGATAGGGGATCCTCATTTTAAGATCTCTTATGCCCAACTCCTTAAAGCTACTGATGGCTTTTCTTCTACAAATTTGATTGGAGTGGGGAGTTTTGGTTCTGTCTATAAAGGAATTCTCAATCATGGGGAGACTATTGTTGCGGTAAAGGTCCTTAACATTAGACAAAGAGGTGCTTCCAAAAGTTTCATGGTTGAATGTGAATCCCTTAGAAACATTCGGCATCGTAATCTTGTAAAAATCTTAACATCTTGCTCAAGTATAGATTTTGAAGGCAATGATTTTAAGGCTTTAGTATATGAGTACATGCCTGGTGGGAATCTGGAGAGTTGGTTACATACACATTCAAATGGCATACAAGATGAACAAAGGTATTTAAACCTTATTCAAAGATTGAATATTGCCATTGATATAGCAACGGCATTGGATTATCTTCACCATCATTGTCATATGCAAATTATTCACTGTGATCTAAAGCCAAGCAATATTCTTCTCGATGGTGACTTGACTGCACATTTGGGTGATTTTGGGATATCAAAAATTCTTTCAAAAGCCACAATCAGATCTCCAAATCATACTAGCTCAATTGGAATAAAGGGATCTATTGGATACATTGCACCAG AGTATGGTGCGGGTGTTGATGTTTCAGCGCATGGTGATGTCTATAGTTTTGGGATTCTCTTATTAGAGATGTTCACGGGGAAGCAGCCTACTCATGAAATGTTCAAAGATAACTTTAATCTTCATAGCTGGGCTGATATGGCTTTGCATGATGGAGTGATAGCTATCATTGATCCCTCACTTCTCCccatggaagaagatgaagaggcaGCAACAACTGTAACCAACATAATTGAAAGTCGATCAGGCATGAAGGATAGAGTGCAAGAGTGCCTTAATTCAATGATTAGAATCGGAGTTGCCTGCTCAGTTGAATCACCGGGGGATCGAATGGACATAAATGATGTGGTCAAAGAGCTACATCGGATCAGAGATATTTATCGTGGAGTTGGCATTTATCAAGGAAGATGA